Below is a window of Malus domestica chromosome 13, GDT2T_hap1 DNA.
atggggaagttcaaagtatgtgcttacatccaggaggaacccataaacatatgatgaggtgaatGTAGACAACGAGTAtgaccaacatgatataattctgaggttgtgcttgaacctctacataaactaagcatggtgggaatgacttaactaagtgcaatggtgccaacatgatataattctgaggtaatcattctctagaggccaaacaagatgggtaattacaagagttgtaaatgaataatgcgttattctctcatcattatttttgctaaccaacatgatataattctgaggtgggcttggtaatggtgagtctcccataccccgctaagagttcaatataactctcgaattctattgagggatgtggaatttgccaaaaatagtgggtggtactatttgattcaaagacccaatcaaatagttttaaacaaacaatctaatacgatttctgttatgttatgtagtgaacgacatgcctaaaattatacccaccattgtacttgacaaaaggggccttaagggccaacatttccttgcttggtatcgccatattgagaaggtctcaaaggtgaaagacatattgtatgtgcttaagcaatcccctcctcatgtacctcctacgaaactagcttcaaaggaggagtgtcaaaattatgttagacactatgaggatgacttacaagccaaatgcttaatcctcacttcacttagtgaggagcttatgaagctacataagcacatgaacacttcttgtgccatggttgaaagtttgcataagatgcatgacattgagactagtaatgtacgattctcaaatgtttgtagtctaatgaatgccaagatggcaaagggggcatcggtccataaacatggacaaaagatggaaaagatattgaaagatcttaaaagtttaggaacttccatcgatgggaaaatggcccaagactttttccttgcatctctctcggatgatttcactaagtttattgtaaactataaagtgaatagattcgatcattctttgaaagagatgattgacatgtgctgtaaatttgaaaaaggtttcaaaagggacagtgggagtgagaatgcaaacacaaggaaaaggttgcataagaagaaggcaaagaaatccaaaggaacatgctttcattgtggaaaggatgaacgttggaagaagaaatatagGGTgcacattgcgagccttatgacacgaacttttgaagagactatttctgtcatagagagtgcttttacagtgagctccaattcctggatatttgattcaggcgctagtcaacatatttgcaatacgttgcagggactagcagggagcaggtcactgcgcaatggggagatggttgtgcgagttgggaacggcactaaaatctctgcaaaagcaataggcacctacatgcttaacctaccatctggggaagtcctggaacttaaaaattgtttatattttccttcatgtataaataatttgatttctatctctaagcttttacgagatgggcactcagtattgtttgacaaaatgagctgcactttatacttgaacggtcgtattatctctcatggtaatatgatagagggactttttcacctagagacgaatagtgggacgcactgtattgaaagcgggaatacctcaaaacccaaaagggctagagaagaagttaaccaagaaaggatgtggcatcttaaacttggacatgtgaaccttgataagattcacaagatgtcgaaagacggatatattcgcccattaggtaatgaccggatgggtacttgtgaatgttgcttgaaagggaagatgaccaaatctccatttactggaaaaggagagcgtgccactgaaattctagggttaatccacactgacgtatgtggacctatgtctactaggtcgagaggaggcttctcctactatatcacattcaccgacgatcactctcggtttggctatgtgtatcttatgaagtacaagtcagaatcctttgaaaggttcaaagaattcaagaatgaagttgagaagcaaactgggaaacagataaagaccctaagatcggatcgagggggtgaatatctgagtaacgagttcctagattatctcaaagagtgtggaattgtatcacagtggactccaccaggaactcctcaACATAACGGAGTTTCTGAGAGGAGAaaccgaaccttgatgaacatggttcgttctatgatgagttccgctgatctaccaATATCATTCTGGGGATATGCACTACACACAGCAGCTTATTTGCTAAATGCAGTGCCCTCTAAATCTGTTCCACAAACACCATATGAGATATGGTATGGGAagaagccaagtcttaaacatcttaagatttggggttgtccaGCATATGTTAAGAAACAAGATGCTGgaaagcttgaagcgagatccgttaaatgctattttgtggggtatCCTAAACAGACTtatggatacgaattctatcaccctgacgaccagaaagtctttgtcgccagaactgctatatTCATGGAGGATGAATTCATTCTTAAAGGAACTAGCAAGatagaattgaaagaaattaatgagattaatgatgaaccacaaaccagCACtcaacaagttgacaaccctgttcctgaacccctagctccacgtagatctgaacgggttagtaagccacctaagaggtatggcttagactatgactttgatgaattgtaccttctaggtgacaatgaaacaaaagaggaccctagagactacactgaagcaatgtccgacattgattcaaagagatggcaagaggccatgaaatccgagatggattccatgtatcaaaatcaggtctggactcttgtagaccctccagaaggtattgtacctgttggaaacaaataggtcttcaagaggaagataggcgttgatgggaacgtggagacttataaggctagactagtagccatgggttacaggcaaagagaagggattgactatgaagaaactttctctcctgtagccatgattaagtccattcggattttgcttgctatagctgcgtaccatgattatgagatatggcaaatggacgtgaagacggcctttctgaacggctacctagaggaagagctctatatgactcaacccgaaggtttcatgtccaagtctgaaaagactaaggtatgcaagcttcaaaggtccatttatggacttaagcaagcctccaggagctggaacattcgtttcgacactgaaatcaaaacgtttggttttactcaaaacgaagacgacaattgtgtttatcaaaaggtcgttggggaagcagtagtattcctagtgttatatgtagatgacatattactattcgggaatgacactgcaatactttcttctgttaaagtgtggttgtccaaaaccttccacatgaaagatttaggagatgcatcttatgtacttgggataaagctctatcgtgatagatccagaagattaattggattatcccaatctatgtacattgataaggtgctaagtaggttcgaaatggaacaatctaagaaaggttttcttcctgtgagacatggaattcacctttctaaggccatggaacctaagactcctgaagagatacggcaaatgagttgtattccttatgcttccgccataggaagtctcatgtatgccatgatatgcacaaggcctgatatcgcatatgatgtgagcattactagtcgatatcaatctaacccaggatcagaacactgggcagctgtcaagacggtccttaagtacttaagaagaactaaggacatgttcctcgtgtaTGGAGGAGcggcagagttgcgagtggaaggctatacagacgcagatttccaatctgacgtcgatgatagaagttccaactccggatatgtattcactctgaatggtggggctgtcagttggaaaagcaagaagcaaagtgtaattgctgattccacaacagaggctgaatatgtcgctgcagctgaagccggcaaagaagcgttctggatgaagaagttcatcactgaacttggagtggttccaaccattacatcaccagtaactttgtactgtgataatagtggggcgatagctcaagccaaggaacccagggcacatcaaaagaacaagcattttgacagacgctttaatatcattagaatatatgctgccgaggggaaagtcaacattcttaaagttgcttcagccgataacgtagcagatccactggcaaagccaatgtctcaaatccagcttgaccgtcatatggataagatgggtattagatacatgggaggatggctttgagtgcaagtgggagattgttggaagtatgcccacaaagccactcatttgatgtaatagctttttggaatatttaatgtattaaacttttatatgtttaatggagggcaaatcttattgttaatcactatttattgtatcatgtgtttaagcaataagagaatccaaggaatgtatttgttctaagagataagtgatctaagtgagttagattatcgaggcctttctcttatgttcattcctaaaacgttcctagccataggattgccaattgggcattgacaatccgctaaggttagtatgtgttgtgttgactcaagcgtgagtatgactagtctcaagtcatttggtgttggacactaagacaaacacataggtgctcgaaagagtaatcgagtacactgaactacgatcaaaagagagttcgaacatacatgtcatgtatgaactctaaagttgcaatatgcaaagtagtcctttgacctgaggcatcatagatgtctaatggttaggtccttgatatttgatcatgtcaaacggcattccatcggaatgtccacggcattgttggggtcaagctatctagtcatgtaggcatatgaatgcacaacaagggatctctaaccttccaaggtggaaggagaatactctaagatatgattctaaagtctttggccaaaccaaatgaatatgacttaggaagtttgttccaaatcatattcaagggaatcatataggaaagtatcacattggatagtagacatgaaacaaactatcacttaaacaatgtgattaagagtattgtattagagaaggaccgtattgcattgtagttgtaactggataggttctccaaccaattctacttagcttgggtaaccatgatattctgctaggcgtcactcatggttaagagtaacatcgcccactgcctcgctaaatggaacctaatggatcgtacaccgagtaaggatgtatgtgaagaaattaaatgaaatggataagcaattaaatggtttaattgaagaatggtcaagattaattaattagttaattaattttacgaaaggtacgtattgggcttatatgttggttttgggtttcggggcccaaaagcgttttggtccaaaaggcccattatgtttaagttgtatgacaactaaaacaaaatgagcaACAAGCCCAACAACAATatgatggccggccattagggtggatggtgaaagcttgcttaattgcaagtttgccactcaccaaagaaaaggttataaaagcaactttatagctattttctttttagggttttctagttgaaattgggtgaaacattttctctccattttcttccaagaggccggccactaagggaagggacatctagcaatctcttcttccctaagtcatccatatcatcttcacaagatacatccttggtgaagagacttagagacatcaaacttttggtgttttggagaacttatcctcatttcctcaaatcttcaaaggagaactaaagggaggaaaacacaaggaggattcaaggagcttggaggtgacttgaaggccctccacttgggtgaatcccttgtgtaaacaaggatgagcttcaagggtaaagaaactctaaatctttacttatctttaatgttgttaaagagtttattggttcaccatatactaggctttgaaagtcatgggttttatgaattgtttttggatgcatgcctactttaaagtgttaatagcttgcatgtgtattcaaatgttcatacttgttcttagctaggacaaattttttccttcaagggTTTTATGCAacttgattttggtgggtgaggaaaAGGGTGAAagtgatggtttgtaagaaaaattaaaacttatgacaaacattaaaacatttcatcacatctcacctataaccatcaaccatcaaataataaaccaaaactttatgaaaaacataaaacttttcaatcaaaacttcaaacctttttgttcttggcaagaacttcaagaacatttgaagaacaccatgaaaactcataatagctccatgaatgttttcattcaccaaaactcaatttttcaccactcaaaagagggctaatatcctagggtacttaggggttccaaaagtcaccttaaaaccattttaacaagacaaacatgaacccaaaaaatcaccctaaggatttggccgaatttcccaaaatacatggcaccaaattttagttccaatattcatgcttgaatgaaatacatctacaacatttgagatgctaaattttctagcaaaatttatatattcaaaagcaagaacaaagcttgtaacatttacaacatttaaatcacaaatcatgaaaatcacaaaacccaaaaggattcaccataaactaggcctaggctctgataccacttgaaggaaaaattttgtcctagctaagaacaagtatgaacatttgaatacatatgcaagctattaacactttaaagtagacatgcattcaaaaacaattcataaaacccatgactttcaaagcctagtatatggtgaaccaataaactctttaacaacattaaagagaagtgaagatttagagtttctttacccttgaagctcatccttgtttacacaagggattcacccaagtggagggccttcaagtcacctccaagctccttgaatcctccttgtgttttcctccctttagagcaactccagtgtaggagccctccccccaggctattcactatttaatccacctagtgaacagtaattgcccttaatgaacagtgcatTCCCCTGGCAattgtcttttgcatctccacccttgcattgaatagccctggcaattggcaataaaatattattactttttttatttataaaataatacataaccctaataattttatttgtaatttcggataagatttttaatcgttctcgttgcgccacgtgtcattatccgaaaagccaatagcaataaaatttttgtatttttgtatttataaaataattcaaaagaattttatttgttatttcggataagatatttaatcgttctcgttgcgccacgtgtcattatccgcaaagacaattattggtgatggatttccgataagatttttaatcgttgtgtcaaggcacgtgtcattatctgaaaagacaattattgatgatggatttctgataagatttgtaaccaatcacgtcgtgccacgtgtcacaatccgattacaatctttgaggatagatttccaccagatttttaacgaatgacggcatgccacgtggcattatctacaacctaatcctttctaaatcctccatataatccaccatccatcctcataaatctcacaccaattttctcaagatctctatcattattcatagtttctacttCCTTCTTCGCCAAAatccctatcattattcatagtttctggttcattcttcaccaaaatccctatcattattaatagtttttgcttccttcttcaccaaaatccatatcattattcatagtttctgtttccttcttacaatgtcttcttcttcgtcttcaaagatgatgtgggaaatcgagcaagaagaggaagaattgtttaaccaatcagaaggaatgttcaatgTTGGGGATTGGgcccaaaatgagatggaagaggatgacgaGCGTAGACGAAGAGATGACGAATCAAGAATGACAGGAGCCTCACAATCCCGTCGAGTCGTCCAAACTGTGGCTCATATCTGCAGGCCCAACCGTGCTGTAAACATTGATAGAAACAGGCAACGACGAGGTCAGGAGCTCTTAAacgattattttgtccgtaacagtgcattccctgatacATACTtccgacgtcgttttagaatggaacgacattttttcaacaaaatcatgggcgctgtttgcaaccatgattcttactttgtgcaaaagccgGATGCTTTTGGTGCTATGGGTCTCCTGCCTCAACAAAAAAATACTGCTGCCTTGcagatgcttgcatatggagcagctgcagaccaagtggacgagataacgaggatgggaaaatcaaccattcttgagtccctgatgaggttttgttcggcaatcgaatctatctacaccgcagagtacctccggaAACCTACTCATATGGACTtacaaaggcttctgaagaaaggcgagatgcgaggttttccaggGATGATTGGATGCATtgattgtatgcactggacttggaaaaactgtccaagtgcatggcaaggtgCTTATGGGGATAGAAAAGGatcaaaaagtatcattttggaggcggtggcatcttttgatacatggatttggcacgcctttttcggggttccgggagctcaaaatgacctcaacgtccttgcccaatccccagtgttcaacgatgtcctgcaaggaaaggcaccaaaagtcacgtatgAGGTCAATGGACGTATGtacgacgggccatactacctagctgatggcatttacccaaggtggtcaacatttgtcaaaacagtgccacgtccgcgcagtgcaaaggaaaaacactttgcaagatgtCAAGAAGGGTGCAGGAAGGATATGGAGCGTTGTTTcggtatcctccaagctcgctgggcgatcatcaggggtgctgccagattgtttgatgtagagtcgcttcgatccatcatgat
It encodes the following:
- the LOC139190979 gene encoding uncharacterized protein, which gives rise to MVRSMMSSADLPISFWGYALHTAAYLLNAVPSKSVPQTPYEIWYGKKPSLKHLKIWGCPAYVKKQDAGKLEARSVKCYFVGYPKQTYGYEFYHPDDQKVFVARTAIFMEDEFILKGTSKIELKEINEINDEPQTSTQQVDNPVPEPLAPRRSERMMWEIEQEEEELFNQSEGMFNVGDWAQNEMEEDDERRRRDDESRMTGASQSRRVVQTVAHICRPNRAVNIDRNRQRRGQELLNDYFVRNSAFPDTYFRRRFRMERHFFNKIMGAVCNHDSYFVQKPDAFGAMGLLPQQKNTAALQMLAYGAAADQVDEITRMGKSTILESLMRFCSAIESIYTAEYLRKPTHMDLQRLLKKGEMRGFPGMIGCIDCMHWTWKNCPSAWQGAYGDRKGSKSIILEAVASFDTWIWHAFFGVPGAQNDLNVLAQSPVFNDVLQGKAPKVTYEVNGRMYDGPYYLADGIYPRWSTFVKTVPRPRSAKEKHFARCQEGCRKDMERCFGILQARWAIIRGAARLFDVESLRSIMMTCIILHNMIVEDEYDYEAVDEYEPDTMNNSRTRIYCAHDATDEPVQHEPLERDGRYNERIIQRYTALQRSYMHNARQLDLIEHQWELRGADDT